A window of Quercus robur chromosome 12, dhQueRobu3.1, whole genome shotgun sequence genomic DNA:
AGCATATCTTGTGTTTATTATGTAATTGCTAAATTTCACACAACAATCACTGTTCATAGTAAGATATAAAACTGtaattatggattttttttcttatttctcttttttatttctacacTTCTTTGTTTAGGTTTCTTACCTTGCCAGAAGGAGCTCTTTGTTTGATTGTCTCCTCAGCATTCTGTGCTGAGTATCTCCTATTCTACTTTCACTCAACAACCCATAAAGGCCTTGAGGGGTACTACCACTTTCTCCTTGTTCTCCTGATAGGCCTCTGTGTACTGTCCACTGTTGCTGGAGCCCTCTTTCCAAGCTGCTTCCCAGTTGATTTATGCTGTGGCATTGCTATAACTCTCCAAGGTCTCTGGTTCTATCAGACTGCATTCACTCTCTATGGCTCCATGATGCCAGAAGGTTGCCAGCTAAAGGATAACCAGATCTCTTGTCACTCAAAAGACAGTGAGGTCCGAGGTGAGTTGCTTGCAAACTTCCAGCTCTTTGTACTGGTCCTTGGTGTTCTTGTTGCAGCTGTAGGATCATTTGGTTTTTTGGCTTCAAGATATGGGCATTCTGAACTAGGGAGCTTGCATGCAGTTCAGGGAGAAATTAATCAGGAATAGTGAGGTATACAATATCGATTATTTTCCAGTCTTCTGAATCGgggtataatttttattttttttataaggaggCATGTCGAGACATGAAATTGTTTTATTCTGTTTGCATATCTTTTGAATGTACATCAACATCTTGTAGAATAGTTATAGTTAAAATAAGAACTTTTTGTAGGATGATCAAACTAAAACAGTAATTTTGTCAATGAAAATTACATGATACTTTTTGTACCATCTACCTCTATTATACAGTTTTACATTGCTTCTCTCGCtctctgtttatatatatgttgacaATTGAGCAAGCTTCATTCAAACTAACCAGAAACAATACAACTGTCCGCATCCTTCCTGATCACATGCTTAAACTAATCAGGTAAGGATAAAACATCAACCAAACCATTTCAGTTATTAAACAAACCCCACTTTGCTAAAACATGGGTAGGTCCATTAACCTCCCTTCTTGCTCACTTGAATCTAACTTGATCCAACTCCTTTGTCATTTCAAGCACATCTTCTAACACAGCTCTTAGCCTCCATGGTTTTGTATGATCATGCTCCTTGTCTGTGGCTTTGCTTAGTGAATCAAAACAAATCTTTCAGTCACCTTATACTTCCACCTTTCTCAGATTTAGCAGTTAAGCCATTAGCACTACCCCTCTTATACTTTTAGCCTCTGCCACACTTACTGAGGCTTTTAACTTCTGTTCTCATGCTTGCAGCAACAATGTTTCCTTCCCAATCTCTTGTAGCTACAGCAGCACAGAAGTGTATATTAGATATTTCAGAATCACAATTAATTCTAAAACAGCACAAGGGAGGTGCTTGCCAATGATTTATCTGCCTGACACTGCTATTTGTGTTCTGCTAATTTGAAACTGCTAGATGTTCCTGGAATTACTTGTCTGTAATCACCAGCATGACATTAATATCAACTTCTGCcttctgaaaaagaaaaggaaattttgtttttttgtttttatgctcCATGTTTGCTTCCATATGATTGCTGCCATGGTTTGGAAATGAGCTTCAGGAATCTCATTTGGAAGTAGAGCAGCAGGAGGCTCAATTACGAAATGCACCAGTTGACGAATTGATGCAGCAGGTGGCAGGCCAGTTGCCTAGCCTCAAATTTCATTTTCCTCCAAACCAGAATGCTTTCACCACCATACAATCTTTAAAGATGTGTAGACAATTCTTCTCCTCCCATTTACATAGAAGCATCTGGCATCAAGCTATTATCCCAACTCTTGTAACCTGCATTTAGTAGGTTAAATTTTCTGAGCTATTCTCTATAGTATTTTCAAATTCCATAGCTTCTTCCAGACTGATCTCTCTGTTCTTGACATCACCCTCTGTTGCAAAAACTATGCTGACCTTACTGTAAACCTCCCTTGAGCATTTGTTATCCACATAATTTTATCTGGTGTATTCCTCTTTGATAGAGGAATTATAACAATGGCACCGATTGAAGCTAACATCAAACAGGTCTTGTAACTTTGCCAAATCCCACTCTCCTCTCACTGCATCAATTAACTGACTAACCACCAGGGGCTGTTGAACCACTAAGCTGTCCTTAGCAATGGGTTTGAATTTATATAACCATGGTACCCAGGAGTCTTCCCATATTCTAACTTCCTGCCATGTATATATTAAGAAGAAAGTTTTATTTCTGATCCCAGTTGAGCTCTTTAAGATACATGATGCACAAATTATTCTGAATAGAGTCTTATTTTGTCCAAATTGCTGTATTATGCAAGCCTAGATTGATAGTCAAACCAATTTTATGCAGCAGTGGCAGCCACTGCTGTTGTCTGGATTATATATTTTCTGTTTGGACAGAATAAAGAATGGGCTTGTAACAAAGTTTTTCAAAGTGAACACgaatataaaatgcaaaaacGGGTGCAATTTGTTTGAAACAATGGGCTTCACCAATGATGTCATTAATCAAAGGAATACACACACTAAACACACAAGTCACTACCACCGGTGGCAGCGGTCATgccccatttaaaaaaaaaaaaaaaaaaacctggatttaaatgaacaatattttattaaattgtacACTTTGATTACAAATCCATAATAAGAAAAGTTCTATTGGAATATACAAATAAGTAACTTTTTCCACCGCAAAATACATAATtctcatggaaaaaaaaaaagtcttacaTGTGCTTTGATAGTTTGACGAACTTAAGATACCGAACGCACTCGTTAATTCCGTATTGGGTATGTCTCCTACTTCTTGACCGAAGTAAGCAATTTTCAATCAACCCTACAAATTGTTATTATAactaagttaaaaaaaaaataaaaaaataaaaaaaatccagaatTTGTTTTGCACTTCCTTAATAATAACATTTAACACCAATCCAGGTTTAGGAAAATATCATAAAAAACATTTCTTACTATTTCTATTAGCTATATAAAAAGCGCGAGTGCACCTGTAAATAGTGCTTTTGTCGAGCACCTTGTCTGctatttgtttattgttttagcacttttttttttttttgaccgaTTTTGTCCAGCTCTTTCTTAACTTTTTTACCTTTAGTGAGCGTTTGGATTCAGCGGATTCGGCGTCTGCGTTTTGCGTTTTcccttttccccctttttttttttttgcacgcgTAATGGGAGACAAAGACTACTGTTCATGCACATGCACAGTAacagaaaattttgactttttagaCATTTTTAGCACATCAGTGGGTctcatgggacccacaaacttcactttttagcaattttttcattaaaaatgagtcccatgatactattcacatatttaaaaattatttcgttacagtgttttcagtttcagcaaaaataagctcaattcAAACAGACCTTAATATACAAGCAAGCTGAAAGGGTTTGTTTTGTCTTTCGCTCCTATTTTTTTGATCTTATCTCTTTGT
This region includes:
- the LOC126709200 gene encoding uncharacterized protein LOC126709200, producing the protein MGSFKGHVLPGTLFLVVGLWHVWSSLVRYVSNPKKYKVQVWNPVPGFDGRLKYLELYIIMIGAFIDMCIELLYSTHLKFFVNGVLNPSHMNDFEHSGMLLMFFIFGLVALLSQKTRFLTLPEGALCLIVSSAFCAEYLLFYFHSTTHKGLEGYYHFLLVLLIGLCVLSTVAGALFPSCFPVDLCCGIAITLQGLWFYQTAFTLYGSMMPEGCQLKDNQISCHSKDSEVRGELLANFQLFVLVLGVLVAAVGSFGFLASRYGHSELGSLHAVQGEINQE